One region of Anaeromyxobacter paludicola genomic DNA includes:
- a CDS encoding penicillin-binding protein activator LpoB: protein MNRLLCAAACLAALAGCASSAPAVRRMDVNEVRDLSGRWNDTDSRLVAEEMIADSLSRPWLQKAAAGGRQPAVIVQTVRNQSMEHINTDTFVEDLQRSLINSGRVAFIASKAERAELRQERFDQDANASEDTRKAHGQETGADYALNGVINAVEDRAEGEVVVLYQVNLKLTDLKTNQIVWNGQKKIKKNVQRPSATW, encoded by the coding sequence GTGAACCGACTCCTCTGCGCCGCGGCCTGCCTGGCCGCGCTCGCCGGCTGCGCCAGCAGCGCCCCCGCGGTCCGCCGCATGGACGTGAACGAGGTCCGCGACCTCTCCGGCCGCTGGAACGACACCGACTCCCGGCTCGTGGCCGAGGAGATGATCGCCGACAGCCTGTCGCGCCCGTGGCTCCAGAAGGCCGCCGCCGGGGGCCGCCAGCCGGCGGTCATCGTCCAGACGGTCCGCAACCAGAGCATGGAGCACATCAACACCGACACCTTCGTCGAGGACCTCCAGCGGTCGCTCATCAACTCGGGCCGGGTGGCGTTCATCGCCAGCAAGGCCGAGCGGGCGGAGCTGCGCCAGGAGCGGTTCGACCAGGACGCCAACGCCTCCGAGGACACGCGCAAGGCGCACGGCCAGGAGACCGGCGCCGACTACGCGCTCAACGGCGTCATCAACGCCGTGGAGGACCGGGCCGAGGGCGAGGTGGTGGTGCTCTACCAGGTGAACCTCAAGCTCACCGACCTCAAGACCAACCAGATCGTCTGGAACGGGCAGAAGAAGATCAAGAAGAACGTCCAGCGGCCCAGCGCGACCTGGTAG